One segment of Streptomyces sp. NBC_00576 DNA contains the following:
- the hrpA gene encoding ATP-dependent RNA helicase HrpA: MSTQPASAPGPGAPALGDLAPRLTELSLRDAHRLGRRLEGARRIRKPEARTAVLAEIEAEVAKAELRMAERRSRVPSVSYPEQLPVSQKKDEIAAAIRDHQVVIVAGETGSGKTTQIPKICVELGRGVRGMIGHTQPRRIAARTVAERIADELDTPLGEAVGWKVRFTDQVNQDATVIKLMTDGILLAEIQTDRELRAYDTIIIDEAHERSLNIDFLLGYLAQLLPQRPDLKVVITSATIDPERFSRHFGDAPIVEVSGRTYPVEVRYRPLLEEDSEDSDRDQITAICDAVEELQGEGKGDILVFLSGEREIRDTADALGKKNYRFTEVLPLYARLSHAEQHRVFQQHTGRRIVLATNVAETSLTVPGIKYVIDPGFARISRYSHRTKVQRLPIEAISQASANQRKGRCGRTSDGICIRLYSEDDFEARAEFTDAEILRTNLASVILQMTAAGLGDIEKFPFIDPPDHRNIRDGVQLLQELNALDPTEKDPRRRLTDTGRKLAQLPVDPRLARMVLEADKNGCVREVMVIAAALSIQDPRERPVEKQAQADQQHARFKDETSDFLALLNLWRYVREQQKERGSSSFRRMCKQEYLNFLRIREWQDIYTQLRTVARQMGIHTDETASDQGAPPPGAPEQSIHISVLAGLLSHIGMKDVPKSTSGGTGASTTTGDSARNTSGKNEYVGARNAKFAIFPGSALFKKPPRFVMSAELVETSRLWARVNARIEPEWVEPLAEHLLKRTYSEPHWEKDQAAVMAYEKVTLYGVPIVAQRKVNYGRIDAEVSRELFIRNALVEGDWRTHHKFFADNRRLLTEVEELEHRARRRDILVDDETLFDFYDERVPEHVVSGAHFDSWWKHKRTEEPELLDFERAMLINERAGDVSKDDYPDAWHQGRLKFRVTYQFEPGADADGVTVHIPLQVLNQVTDEGFDWQIPGLREELVTELIRSLPKPIRRHYVPAPNFAKRFLDTATPLQEPLTTTMARELRRMVGVPFTADDFDQDRVPDHLRVTFRIIDERRRKLAEDKDLEVLRLQLKPKARQAISQAAAATAERAGGESLERTGLTDWSIGTLTPLFETRRAGQPVKAYPALVDNGDTVSVRLFDTEAEQQQAMWKGTRRLILRNIPVNPAKFASEKLTNVQKLALSANPHGSIQALFDDCAMAAADKLIADFGGPAWDEESHRKLYEKVRAEIVDTTVRTVNQVQQVLAAWQACERRLKGVRSAVLLPNLTDVRKQLDALVRPGFVTAAGLRRLPDLMRYLVAVDRRLQQMPTNVQRDTTRMEKVHEMQDEYAWLLEQLPQGRPVPSAVLDIRWMIEELRVSYFAHALGTAYPVSDKRIVKAIDAQAP; this comes from the coding sequence ATGTCTACGCAACCCGCCTCCGCCCCCGGCCCCGGCGCTCCCGCCCTCGGCGATCTCGCCCCCCGCCTGACCGAGCTGTCCCTGCGCGACGCGCACCGGCTCGGGCGCAGGCTCGAAGGTGCGCGCAGGATCCGCAAGCCGGAAGCCCGTACCGCCGTCCTCGCCGAGATCGAGGCGGAGGTGGCCAAGGCCGAGCTGCGAATGGCCGAGCGGCGCAGCCGTGTGCCCTCGGTCAGCTACCCCGAGCAGCTTCCCGTCAGTCAGAAGAAGGACGAGATCGCTGCCGCCATCCGCGATCACCAGGTCGTCATCGTCGCCGGTGAGACCGGGTCCGGGAAGACCACCCAGATCCCGAAGATCTGCGTGGAGCTCGGACGCGGCGTACGCGGCATGATCGGGCACACACAGCCCCGTCGTATCGCCGCCCGTACCGTCGCCGAGCGGATCGCCGACGAGCTGGACACGCCTCTCGGGGAAGCCGTCGGCTGGAAGGTCCGGTTCACCGACCAGGTGAACCAGGACGCGACGGTCATCAAGCTGATGACGGACGGCATCCTGCTCGCCGAGATCCAGACCGACCGCGAACTGCGCGCCTACGACACGATCATCATCGACGAGGCCCACGAGCGGTCCCTCAACATCGACTTCCTGCTCGGGTATCTGGCGCAACTGCTGCCCCAGCGGCCTGACCTGAAGGTCGTCATCACCTCGGCGACCATCGACCCCGAGCGCTTCTCCAGGCACTTCGGCGACGCACCCATCGTCGAGGTCTCCGGCCGTACGTACCCGGTCGAGGTCCGCTACCGCCCGCTTCTGGAAGAGGACAGCGAGGATTCCGACCGCGACCAGATCACCGCGATCTGCGACGCCGTCGAGGAGCTCCAGGGCGAGGGCAAGGGCGACATCCTCGTCTTCCTCTCCGGCGAGCGCGAGATCCGGGACACGGCGGACGCGCTGGGCAAGAAGAACTACCGGTTCACGGAAGTCCTGCCCCTCTACGCCCGCCTCTCGCACGCCGAGCAACATCGCGTGTTCCAGCAGCACACAGGACGCAGGATCGTTCTGGCGACCAACGTCGCCGAGACCTCGCTCACCGTGCCCGGCATCAAGTACGTCATCGACCCGGGCTTCGCCCGTATCTCCCGCTACAGCCACCGCACCAAGGTCCAGCGGCTGCCCATCGAGGCGATCTCCCAGGCCAGCGCCAACCAGCGCAAGGGCCGCTGCGGGCGTACGTCGGACGGTATCTGTATCCGGCTCTACAGCGAGGACGACTTCGAGGCCCGCGCGGAGTTCACGGACGCCGAGATCCTGCGGACGAATCTCGCCTCCGTCATTCTCCAGATGACGGCGGCCGGCCTGGGGGACATCGAGAAGTTCCCCTTCATCGACCCGCCGGACCACCGCAACATCCGCGACGGCGTCCAGCTCCTACAGGAGCTCAACGCGCTCGACCCCACCGAGAAGGACCCCCGCAGGCGGCTCACCGACACCGGGCGCAAGCTCGCGCAGCTGCCGGTCGACCCCCGGCTGGCCCGGATGGTTCTGGAGGCCGACAAGAACGGCTGTGTCCGCGAGGTCATGGTGATCGCCGCCGCGCTGTCTATCCAGGACCCGCGCGAGCGCCCCGTCGAGAAGCAGGCGCAGGCCGACCAGCAGCACGCCCGTTTCAAGGACGAGACGTCCGACTTCCTCGCCCTGCTCAACCTCTGGCGGTACGTCCGTGAGCAGCAGAAGGAGCGCGGCTCGTCCTCGTTCCGGCGGATGTGCAAGCAGGAGTACCTGAACTTCCTGCGCATCCGCGAGTGGCAGGACATCTACACCCAGCTCCGTACCGTCGCCCGCCAGATGGGCATCCACACCGACGAGACTGCATCCGATCAGGGTGCTCCGCCCCCGGGCGCCCCCGAGCAGAGCATCCACATCTCCGTCCTGGCCGGCCTCCTCTCCCACATCGGGATGAAGGACGTACCGAAGTCAACGAGCGGCGGAACCGGAGCGTCCACGACGACCGGCGACAGCGCCCGCAACACCTCGGGCAAGAACGAGTACGTCGGTGCCCGCAACGCCAAGTTCGCGATCTTCCCCGGCTCCGCCCTCTTCAAGAAGCCCCCGCGCTTCGTGATGTCGGCGGAACTCGTCGAGACGTCCCGCCTGTGGGCCCGCGTCAACGCCAGGATCGAGCCGGAGTGGGTCGAGCCCCTCGCCGAGCACCTCCTCAAGCGCACCTACAGCGAGCCGCACTGGGAGAAGGACCAGGCGGCCGTGATGGCGTACGAGAAGGTGACGCTGTACGGCGTACCGATCGTCGCGCAGCGGAAGGTGAACTACGGGCGCATCGACGCGGAGGTGTCCCGTGAGCTGTTCATCCGGAACGCGCTGGTCGAGGGCGACTGGCGGACGCACCACAAGTTCTTCGCCGACAACCGCCGGCTCCTCACCGAGGTCGAGGAGCTGGAGCACCGGGCCCGCCGCCGGGACATCCTCGTCGACGACGAGACCCTCTTCGACTTCTACGACGAGCGCGTCCCCGAACACGTCGTGTCGGGCGCCCACTTCGACTCCTGGTGGAAGCACAAGCGAACCGAGGAGCCCGAACTCCTCGACTTCGAGCGGGCGATGCTCATCAACGAGCGCGCCGGGGACGTCAGCAAGGACGACTATCCGGACGCCTGGCATCAGGGGCGGCTCAAGTTCCGGGTGACGTACCAGTTCGAGCCGGGCGCTGACGCCGACGGTGTGACCGTCCACATCCCGCTCCAGGTGCTGAACCAGGTCACCGACGAGGGCTTCGACTGGCAGATCCCGGGCCTGCGCGAGGAGTTGGTGACGGAACTCATCCGCTCCCTGCCCAAGCCGATCCGCCGCCACTACGTCCCGGCGCCCAACTTCGCCAAGCGCTTCCTGGACACCGCCACCCCCCTCCAGGAGCCCCTGACCACCACCATGGCCCGCGAGTTGAGGCGCATGGTCGGAGTCCCCTTCACCGCAGACGACTTCGACCAGGACCGGGTCCCCGACCATCTCCGCGTCACCTTCCGGATCATCGACGAGCGGCGCCGCAAGCTCGCCGAGGACAAGGACCTGGAGGTACTGCGCCTCCAGCTCAAGCCGAAGGCCCGCCAGGCCATCTCCCAGGCCGCGGCGGCCACCGCCGAGCGCGCAGGCGGCGAGTCCCTGGAACGCACCGGCCTGACGGACTGGTCGATCGGCACCCTGACGCCGCTCTTCGAGACGCGCCGGGCCGGCCAGCCGGTGAAGGCGTACCCGGCGCTGGTCGACAACGGCGACACAGTCTCCGTACGCCTCTTCGACACGGAGGCCGAGCAGCAGCAGGCGATGTGGAAGGGCACCCGGCGGCTCATTCTGCGCAACATCCCGGTCAATCCTGCGAAGTTCGCGTCCGAGAAGTTGACGAATGTTCAGAAGCTCGCGCTGTCGGCGAATCCGCACGGTTCGATCCAGGCGCTGTTCGACGACTGCGCGATGGCCGCGGCCGACAAGCTGATCGCCGATTTCGGGGGCCCCGCGTGGGACGAGGAGTCGCACCGGAAGCTGTACGAGAAGGTGCGCGCGGAGATCGTCGACACGACGGTCCGTACGGTCAACCAGGTGCAGCAGGTGCTGGCCGCCTGGCAGGCCTGTGAGCGCCGCCTGAAGGGCGTACGCAGCGCTGTGCTCCTCCCGAACCTGACGGACGTACGCAAGCAGCTGGACGCCCTCGTACGGCCCGGGTTCGTGACGGCGGCCGGTCTGCGGCGCCTGCCCGACCTGATGCGCTACCTCGTCGCCGTGGACCGGCGCCTGCAGCAGATGCCCACCAACGTCCAGCGGGACACCACCCGTATGGAGAAGGTGCACGAGATGCAGGACGAGTACGCGTGGCTGCTTGAGCAGTTGCCGCAGGGCCGGCCGGTGCCGTCTGCGGTGCTGGACATCCGCTGGATGATCGAGGAACTCCGCGTCAGTTACTTCGCCCACGCGCTGGGCACGGCGTACCCGGTGTCGGACAAGCGGATCGTGAAGGCGATCGACGCGCAGGCGCCGTAA
- a CDS encoding CsbD family protein: MVDRGRTDKIKGKAKEVAGKATSDHEQELEGKLEQARGEAKKIRGKAQERAEKAAPSDMRDRG, from the coding sequence ATGGTGGACAGGGGCCGGACCGACAAGATCAAGGGCAAGGCCAAGGAGGTGGCCGGTAAGGCCACGAGCGATCACGAGCAGGAGCTGGAAGGCAAGCTGGAGCAGGCTCGCGGCGAGGCCAAGAAGATCAGGGGAAAGGCTCAGGAACGTGCCGAGAAGGCCGCGCCCTCGGACATGCGGGATCGCGGTTGA
- a CDS encoding ANTAR domain-containing protein: MSEQAVTTQLTGPDRVPKTPPARTRSDGRYGQDDQMALLGIETHPAGHETLVVVSGAIDIVTEQALHNGLRQALVRSDRGIALDLSGVDFCDCSGLNVLLRLRRHALEQGKYLTVRAAGAAALRLFSITGTLPLFTANGHPDGTAVTSVMSVTSEVDGTDRPAEAPTAVALPLGADIPLGDTNQDLRVEVAQLRRAMQTRPVIDLARGVLMASFGLSAEDSWQVLVRVSQNTNTKLREVADHLVSAVTGDPLAEVFRQQIAETVAGLRALSEAPEPPSPHP; the protein is encoded by the coding sequence ATGTCAGAACAAGCAGTTACTACGCAGCTCACAGGGCCGGACCGGGTCCCCAAGACCCCGCCCGCCCGTACTCGAAGCGACGGCCGGTACGGCCAGGACGACCAGATGGCACTACTGGGGATCGAGACCCACCCTGCGGGCCACGAAACGCTGGTCGTGGTGTCCGGTGCGATCGACATCGTCACAGAGCAGGCACTGCACAACGGTCTACGCCAAGCCCTTGTCCGCTCGGACCGCGGCATCGCCCTCGATCTGAGCGGCGTGGACTTCTGTGACTGCTCCGGACTCAACGTTCTGCTGCGCCTGCGCAGGCACGCACTCGAACAGGGCAAGTACCTCACCGTTCGGGCGGCCGGCGCCGCGGCACTGCGGCTCTTCTCGATCACCGGCACACTGCCGCTGTTCACCGCCAACGGCCATCCCGACGGAACCGCCGTCACGAGCGTCATGAGCGTCACGAGCGAGGTCGACGGAACCGACCGGCCCGCGGAGGCACCCACGGCCGTGGCACTTCCCCTCGGGGCGGACATCCCACTGGGCGATACGAACCAGGACCTGCGGGTCGAAGTGGCTCAACTCCGGCGGGCCATGCAGACGCGGCCCGTCATCGACCTTGCCCGCGGCGTCCTCATGGCGTCTTTCGGGCTGAGCGCCGAGGACTCCTGGCAGGTGCTGGTCAGGGTCTCCCAGAACACCAACACCAAACTGCGCGAGGTGGCCGACCACCTCGTCAGCGCTGTCACAGGCGACCCGCTCGCCGAGGTGTTCCGGCAGCAGATCGCCGAGACGGTCGCCGGCCTGCGGGCACTGTCGGAGGCCCCGGAGCCCCCTAGTCCTCACCCCTGA
- a CDS encoding helix-turn-helix transcriptional regulator has protein sequence MRGVPESHTGWTFLTNHSRVLAAIAEDPTTRIRDIAARCRLTERAVQKIVSDLETAGYLTHTRRGRSNAYRIEDGTILRHPADEGLSVAELLSLLARHDVEHIDGQRELQSTAPHARASEDDQ, from the coding sequence ATGCGTGGAGTACCCGAATCACACACCGGTTGGACATTCCTAACCAATCACTCCCGCGTGCTGGCTGCCATCGCGGAGGACCCCACCACCCGCATCCGCGACATCGCCGCACGTTGCAGGCTCACGGAGCGTGCCGTACAGAAGATCGTTTCGGATCTGGAGACGGCCGGCTATCTCACCCACACCCGGCGCGGACGCTCCAACGCGTATCGCATCGAGGACGGGACCATCCTGCGACATCCCGCCGACGAGGGGCTGAGTGTGGCGGAACTGCTGTCTCTCCTCGCTCGGCACGATGTCGAACACATCGACGGTCAGCGCGAGTTGCAGTCGACGGCCCCGCACGCGAGAGCCTCGGAGGACGACCAGTGA
- a CDS encoding metallophosphoesterase family protein encodes MARVPANTPRPESTRTTPGRLTRPLTALTGPYRARRAHPAAELVNPPHPWTRALGLVAVVLLGAWLGLLIVGNVRAPVGPMNTTMTLRPSLTGGTKINVSPLGALELSSHTAPVRLDVNVDQLDPVRAQALVDHPERLSGLQDEVAQDVGHGTLDLAVRSCVAVVSGATALGLAVYRRPRRALAAGGLALTLLMASGATAYATWNPKSVLEPKFSGLLSSAPSLVGNARNIVTEFDVYQKELARLVTNVTKLYDVTSTLPTYQPDPATIRVLHVSDIHLNPASWKIIASLVEQYDINVIVDTGDTMDHGTAAENGFLDPIRDLGAPYVWVRGNHDSRLTQRYLQRMKNVHVLDDGRAVTVGGLRFAGIGDPAFTPDRSAGEQDGGPAQELAGDRLASAILDQRTLGTPVDVAMVHEPKAARRTDGVVPLVLAGHLHHEEMEVMKNGTRLRIEGSTGGSGLRALEKRYPDQIEASVLYLDRDTRRLQAWDEIKLGGLGLTTAEVSRHLPKENQPGATPVPSPPPSPSPSPSPSPS; translated from the coding sequence ATGGCACGCGTACCCGCCAACACCCCGCGCCCCGAAAGCACCCGCACAACCCCTGGTCGCCTCACCCGCCCCTTGACCGCCCTCACCGGCCCGTACCGCGCCCGGCGCGCGCATCCGGCCGCCGAGCTGGTCAATCCGCCGCACCCCTGGACCCGCGCCCTGGGCCTGGTCGCAGTGGTCCTTCTGGGTGCCTGGCTGGGTCTGCTGATCGTCGGCAACGTACGCGCGCCGGTCGGCCCGATGAACACCACGATGACCCTGCGCCCGTCCCTCACCGGCGGCACGAAGATCAACGTCTCCCCGCTGGGCGCCCTGGAACTCAGCAGCCACACAGCCCCCGTCCGCCTCGACGTGAACGTCGACCAGCTGGACCCGGTCCGCGCCCAGGCCCTCGTCGACCACCCCGAACGCCTTTCCGGCCTCCAGGACGAGGTGGCCCAGGACGTCGGCCACGGCACCCTCGACCTGGCCGTGCGCTCCTGCGTCGCCGTCGTGTCCGGAGCCACCGCCCTCGGCCTCGCGGTCTACCGCCGCCCCCGGCGGGCGCTCGCGGCCGGCGGCCTCGCCCTCACTCTCCTGATGGCGTCGGGAGCGACGGCGTACGCGACCTGGAACCCCAAATCGGTCCTGGAACCGAAGTTCTCCGGACTTCTCTCCTCGGCCCCCTCGCTGGTCGGCAACGCGCGCAACATCGTCACCGAATTCGACGTCTACCAGAAGGAGTTGGCCCGCCTGGTGACAAACGTGACGAAGCTGTACGACGTCACGTCCACACTCCCGACGTACCAGCCCGACCCGGCCACGATCCGCGTCCTGCACGTCTCGGACATCCATCTCAACCCGGCGAGCTGGAAGATCATCGCGTCGCTGGTGGAGCAGTACGACATCAATGTCATCGTCGACACGGGCGACACGATGGACCACGGCACGGCCGCCGAGAACGGCTTCCTGGACCCGATCAGGGATCTGGGCGCCCCGTACGTCTGGGTGCGCGGCAACCACGACTCGCGGCTCACCCAGCGCTATCTGCAGCGCATGAAGAACGTGCACGTCCTGGACGACGGCCGCGCGGTCACCGTCGGGGGGCTGCGCTTCGCGGGCATCGGCGATCCGGCGTTCACCCCGGACCGCTCGGCGGGCGAGCAGGACGGCGGCCCGGCCCAGGAGCTGGCCGGCGACCGGCTGGCGTCGGCCATCCTCGACCAGCGGACCCTGGGCACGCCGGTCGACGTCGCGATGGTCCACGAGCCGAAGGCGGCGCGGCGGACGGACGGCGTGGTCCCGCTCGTGCTGGCCGGGCACCTCCACCACGAGGAGATGGAGGTCATGAAGAACGGCACCCGGCTGCGCATCGAGGGCTCGACGGGCGGCAGCGGACTGCGCGCCCTGGAGAAGCGGTACCCGGACCAGATCGAGGCGTCCGTCCTCTACCTGGACCGCGACACCCGTCGCCTCCAGGCCTGGGACGAGATCAAACTGGGCGGCCTCGGACTGACCACGGCGGAGGTGAGCCGCCATCTGCCGAAGGAGAACCAGCCAGGCGCGACACCGGTTCCCTCACCGCCGCCCTCACCTTCGCCTTCTCCCTCGCCCTCGCCGTCTTAG
- a CDS encoding metallopeptidase family protein, translating into MLEMTREEFEELVAEALDRIPPELTRLMDNVAVFVEDEPPTDDPELLGLYEGTPLTDRGEWYAGVLPDRITIYRGPTLRMCDTRDDVVAETEVTVVHEIAHHFGIDDERLHALGYG; encoded by the coding sequence GTGCTGGAGATGACGCGCGAGGAGTTCGAGGAACTGGTCGCCGAGGCCCTGGACCGGATTCCGCCGGAGCTGACGCGGCTGATGGACAACGTCGCGGTGTTCGTCGAGGACGAGCCCCCGACGGACGATCCCGAGCTGCTCGGGCTCTACGAGGGGACGCCACTGACCGATCGCGGGGAGTGGTACGCGGGGGTGCTGCCCGACCGGATCACGATCTACCGGGGGCCGACCCTGCGGATGTGCGATACGCGGGACGACGTGGTCGCGGAGACCGAGGTGACCGTCGTACACGAGATCGCCCACCACTTCGGGATCGACGACGAGCGGCTGCACGCGCTCGGCTACGGCTGA